One Gloeothece verrucosa PCC 7822 DNA window includes the following coding sequences:
- a CDS encoding SRPBCC family protein yields the protein MEEVTNLPQTANPEQSNEASDKEHWASIISGSALVLMGLQQRSLKGALMALTGGGLVYQGVTKQSTIKQAQETIKDTLGVGQIIRVEKTVTINKPAAELYNFWRNFENLPTFMKHLQSVTVYDDQRSHWVTKAPLENTIEWDAQIIKDEPNNLIAWTSTQEAQIEQSGFVRFRPATGNRGTEVKVVMEYNPPGGFLGQALSKLFGEAPEQQIGDELNRFKQLMEAGEIPTTEGQPKGS from the coding sequence ATGGAGGAAGTTACCAACTTACCGCAAACAGCAAATCCTGAACAAAGCAATGAAGCCAGTGACAAAGAGCATTGGGCATCGATTATTAGTGGTAGTGCTTTAGTTTTAATGGGATTACAGCAACGCTCATTAAAAGGCGCTTTAATGGCTTTGACAGGAGGCGGTTTAGTTTACCAAGGGGTGACTAAACAAAGCACCATCAAACAAGCTCAAGAAACCATAAAAGATACATTAGGAGTAGGACAAATCATCAGAGTCGAAAAAACGGTCACCATTAATAAACCGGCAGCAGAACTGTATAATTTCTGGCGCAATTTTGAAAACCTGCCCACCTTCATGAAACATCTACAATCGGTGACTGTATATGATGATCAACGTTCCCATTGGGTGACAAAAGCGCCCTTAGAAAATACCATAGAATGGGACGCACAAATCATTAAAGATGAACCCAATAATTTAATCGCTTGGACTTCCACACAAGAAGCACAAATCGAACAATCGGGTTTTGTTCGTTTCCGTCCGGCCACAGGGAATCGCGGTACAGAAGTAAAAGTCGTCATGGAATATAATCCTCCCGGAGGATTTTTAGGACAAGCACTCAGCAAGCTATTTGGTGAAGCACCAGAACAACAAATTGGAGATGAACTAAATCGCTTTAAGCAATTAATGGAAGCCGGGGAAATACCTACTACCGAAGGTCAACCTAAAGGTTCTTGA
- a CDS encoding peptidoglycan DD-metalloendopeptidase family protein — translation MHKVTPIPVCLAEFPEKKISLSAQVPVSNTISSEGYRRVRCSAAMIGLAISMSATSILLPNQSKPAMATGSSSSEVTLANLNSSNGQGKSQTKLTPPALKHQVKEGETLWQLSEEYQINPKSIAASNNLPLQADLVAGQSIKIPSQDLPDTKSTPTNNSQPKTAKAGGPNEFRTEDLEASLTNLRETRKRLQESLVALRSEDSTAKSQTKVIVTEVADVNPSAEAITQGSSGIIAQSSDAVDQQAIQIPVEMPKAEFDSHTSVAPQIIDNSQQNSSSSINTATSTPKVLNNGASEPIPLATPNNLSKLKPTNSQPLDLSKIQTNTDSSTSSSSPVPQPTVANSSANSPQAIELEVQPPQTARTVSPLDMSQPRVEQAPAKKFYRVQVGDTLNTIARKNGITVAQLIKANKITNPNLIKINQPLLIPTVASSSSKPGSKTPVIAGLPLTRNNTASPLPPLPTESATNSVPSNLVSRLPYNSSSEEMSDVPEANGAIEIPVEVAAESHTNKLRADVANLQQQYQNSQPIPLEVEPPKAFNNAPVVSQSRNPEWDKDRLRKSAANNSPSQLGGQNISGQIISAAPADVEQYNNSIKIPVGETVSPELPGLSNPDEYLPNAPIKFNGYIWPAKGVLTSGYGMRWGRMHRGVDIAAPVGTPVVAAAAGEVISAGWNSGGYGNLVKIRHADGSITFYAHNSRIMVRQGQQVEQGELISQMGSTGFSTGPHLHFEVHPNGQQAVNPMAFLPKKT, via the coding sequence ATGCACAAGGTTACACCTATTCCCGTTTGTCTGGCCGAGTTCCCTGAAAAGAAGATTTCTTTATCAGCCCAAGTGCCGGTTAGCAATACAATATCCAGCGAAGGATACCGTAGAGTTCGTTGTTCAGCAGCAATGATTGGTTTGGCTATCTCTATGAGTGCTACCAGCATACTTTTGCCGAATCAAAGCAAACCAGCTATGGCAACGGGTTCTTCATCTTCTGAGGTAACTCTGGCAAATCTTAACTCTAGCAACGGACAAGGGAAATCCCAAACAAAATTGACCCCACCGGCCTTGAAACATCAGGTAAAAGAAGGCGAAACCCTGTGGCAGTTATCGGAAGAATATCAAATCAATCCGAAATCCATCGCGGCTTCTAATAATCTTCCTTTACAAGCTGATTTAGTGGCCGGACAATCGATCAAAATTCCTTCGCAAGATTTACCTGATACTAAGTCAACCCCAACAAATAACTCTCAGCCAAAGACAGCTAAGGCTGGGGGGCCGAACGAGTTCCGCACTGAAGACTTAGAAGCTTCTCTAACTAATTTGAGGGAAACTCGCAAGCGATTACAAGAAAGCTTAGTGGCCCTGAGATCAGAAGACTCTACCGCCAAATCCCAAACTAAAGTGATTGTCACAGAAGTAGCTGATGTTAATCCATCGGCAGAAGCAATTACTCAAGGATCATCTGGAATCATTGCTCAATCATCTGATGCGGTTGATCAACAAGCAATCCAAATTCCTGTGGAGATGCCTAAAGCTGAGTTTGATTCTCATACCTCTGTTGCTCCTCAAATTATAGACAACAGCCAACAGAATTCTTCTAGCTCGATTAACACCGCTACATCAACCCCTAAAGTTCTCAATAATGGGGCATCAGAACCGATTCCTCTGGCGACACCCAATAATTTATCTAAGCTAAAACCCACCAATTCTCAACCGCTTGATCTTTCAAAAATACAAACAAATACCGATTCTTCTACCTCTTCATCGTCACCTGTCCCCCAACCTACTGTTGCTAACTCCAGTGCCAACTCCCCACAAGCTATAGAACTAGAAGTTCAGCCGCCCCAGACAGCTAGGACTGTGTCCCCTTTAGACATGTCCCAACCTCGCGTAGAGCAAGCCCCTGCTAAAAAATTTTATCGCGTTCAAGTGGGAGATACCCTTAATACTATTGCCCGTAAAAACGGCATTACGGTAGCTCAATTAATAAAAGCCAATAAGATCACTAATCCCAATTTAATTAAAATTAATCAGCCTTTATTGATTCCTACCGTTGCTTCTAGTAGTTCCAAACCCGGCTCGAAAACCCCTGTTATTGCAGGTCTGCCTTTAACTCGTAATAACACGGCTTCCCCGTTACCCCCTCTGCCAACAGAAAGCGCAACGAATTCGGTTCCTTCCAATTTGGTGAGTCGTTTGCCGTATAATTCTTCATCTGAGGAGATGAGCGATGTTCCTGAAGCCAATGGCGCGATCGAAATTCCTGTGGAGGTAGCGGCCGAATCTCATACCAATAAACTACGGGCAGATGTGGCCAATTTACAACAACAATATCAAAATTCTCAACCTATTCCGCTTGAGGTAGAACCTCCCAAGGCTTTTAATAATGCCCCAGTGGTGTCTCAATCTCGCAATCCTGAATGGGATAAAGACCGTCTGCGTAAAAGTGCCGCCAACAATTCTCCCTCTCAGCTTGGTGGACAAAATATCTCAGGACAAATTATTAGCGCCGCTCCGGCAGATGTAGAGCAGTACAATAACAGCATCAAAATTCCGGTAGGAGAGACGGTATCTCCTGAATTGCCGGGTCTTTCTAACCCTGATGAATATTTGCCTAATGCTCCCATTAAATTTAATGGCTATATCTGGCCGGCTAAAGGCGTTCTCACTTCTGGCTATGGAATGCGTTGGGGCAGAATGCACAGAGGCGTTGATATTGCTGCTCCTGTAGGAACTCCGGTTGTAGCGGCGGCTGCCGGTGAAGTGATTTCTGCTGGCTGGAATTCTGGCGGCTATGGTAACCTTGTTAAGATTAGACACGCGGATGGTAGTATTACCTTCTATGCTCACAATAGCCGCATTATGGTTCGCCAAGGTCAGCAGGTAGAACAAGGAGAGCTAATTTCTCAAATGGGTAGCACCGGTTTTAGTACAGGGCCTCACCTGCATTTTGAGGTTCATCCTAATGGACAACAGGCAGTTAATCCGATGGCTTTTCTCCCGAAAAAAACTTGA
- a CDS encoding DUF4383 domain-containing protein has protein sequence MRSQDIANMENNKSERNVALALGLIFFILGVAGFLPSFLSLPNDAGIPIQAEPSLYSKGFGYIFGVFPTNLIHDFIRILVGLTGIIMSRDTQGARVYCRVFAYLYALIAILGILPFGKTFFGLMPIFGNNVWLNGLTAAIAAYFGFIKPISETGEVAVSPPEIIKER, from the coding sequence ATGAGATCCCAAGATATAGCAAACATGGAAAATAATAAATCAGAGCGGAATGTCGCCCTAGCTCTTGGCTTAATTTTCTTTATTTTAGGAGTAGCTGGTTTCTTACCTTCTTTCCTATCTCTCCCCAATGATGCAGGTATTCCAATTCAAGCCGAACCGAGTCTTTATAGTAAAGGATTTGGCTATATATTTGGGGTATTTCCTACCAATCTGATCCACGATTTCATCCGCATTTTAGTCGGATTAACGGGAATTATTATGTCTAGAGATACTCAAGGAGCGCGGGTTTACTGTCGTGTTTTTGCTTATCTTTATGCTCTAATCGCTATTCTCGGAATATTACCTTTCGGTAAAACCTTCTTTGGCTTAATGCCTATTTTCGGTAACAATGTTTGGTTGAATGGTTTAACAGCCGCTATTGCCGCTTATTTTGGTTTCATCAAACCGATTTCAGAAACCGGAGAGGTGGCTGTCTCTCCTCCGGAAATTATCAAAGAAAGATAA